CACGTCGTGGATGGCGAGGATGCCGACTGGGCGATTGTTTCGAACGACTACGACGCTCTCCACGCGTTGCTCGCGGAATAGAGCCTGCGCGTCGTCCAGGGTCGCAGAATCGTCGATCGTGATGGTCCGTGCTGGGACGAGATCCGCGATCGTGGCCTGCGCGGCCAGAACGCGGATCGTACCAGGATCGGCGGCGTCCCGAACGGCCCGATCGTGCCACGCGAGAAGGTCGCGCACGCCCAGCACTCCGCAGAGTGCGCCGTCGCTTCCGACGACGGCCGCGGCGTGCACGCCGCGCGCCAGCATGCGCCGCGCGGCGCTGTCGACGGGCTCATCCAGCTCCAGGATGAGGACGTCTCGATTCATCAAGTCACGGACGCGCCGACCGGCTGACCCCTGCGCCAAGAGGGCGCGACGGCTGATGAGCCCGACGGGGACAGCGCTGCCCCGGACGACCTCGCGCGCGACGCTCCCCAGGCGAAGCCGATCGAGGCCGGAGTAGCCGTGGGTCGTCATCACGATGGCATCGAGTCCGAACGATACAACCGCCTCCCGGATTCCCTCCGCGGGGGTTCCGCGGACCACCTCACCGCGAACGTCGATGCCCTCCGCCTGTAATCGCTGGCGAACGGGTCCGAGGTACGCCTCCGCTGCGGTCACCGCCTCGTCGGTGGCGGCCTCGTCGACGTCGCGCTCCGCGAACGGGCTGGCCACCGCACGCTCGACGGGCGGGACGACTCGCAGCAGGAGAAGCTTGGCCCCAGCGCGCGCGAGATCGGCCGCGCAGGGGAGGGCGCTCTCCGCGAGCGAAGACCCGTCGAGCATCACGCCGATGGTGGACAACCGCGGGGCCGTCGCTGCGCCCTTCGCCGCGGGGACGATCCAGACGGGGACGCTGGACTCTCGCAGCACCTCTTCGGCAACGCTGCCCAGGAGGATGCGCCCAACGGCGCCTCGGCCATGGGTGGTCATCACGATCGCCACGGCGTCCCGTTCGGCAGCAAGGTCCACGATGTTCGGGCTGGCCAACCCAGCGCGAACCTCCATGACGACGTCAATGTGCTTCGCGCGCAGGTCGCGTTCGATCCGCGCCAGATATCGGGCAGCTTCGCGCCAGGAAGGCGAGGCCTGCGCCTGTTGAGCGTGCGGACCAAGCTCAGCGCTCGCGCGGCCCACCGCCACAACGCGCGTGAGGGTCAGCGACAATCCCAGCCTTTGGGCGAGCAGCGTGGCCCAGGGCAGCGCCGCCTCCCCAAGGCTGGAGCCATCGAGGGGAACGATGAGCGTGCGCATGGCCGCCTCCTCCCCGGGCTAGAGCCCGAATCCGGTCGAACTGCTCTATTGTTGCCGCCCGGCCAGTTCCGCGACTATGATCGCCCGGACGAGCTCGACGTCGCGAGGCCCTGGCCGATAGACGCGCGGGCGCTGGCGCGCACGAGCAGCACGGGCCGCGTCAGCTCGCTGAGCGCGCGGTCGGCGATGCTCCCATGGCGGAGGCGATCGAGGCCGCCGCGTCCGTGCGTCGCCATGATCACGAGGTCGCACGGTTCGGCCGCGGCAGCAATGACGTCGAATGGCCGTCCGACGGCGACGTGGATCTCGACCTCCAGCCCAGCGGAGCGCAAGCGATCCGCGACGTCACGAAGATACGCGTCGGCCTCAATCCGATCTTCCCCGGTCGGCACGGCGCGAGCCAGGCGGACGGACCTGACCGGCTTGTTGGCGAGCGTCTCGACCGTTGGAAGGACGTCTTCTGCGGTGGCTGAGCCATCCATCGGGACGAGCGCCTTCTCGAACCCGCGCGGCGCTTCGGCAAATGCCCGCACGAGGAGGGCCGGGGCCACTCCCTCGCGGAGTATTCGGTCGGCCACGCTTCCCAGCGCAAAGCGCGTCAACCCGGATCGGCCATGGGTTGCCATGACGACGAGGCCCGGCCGCGATTCCGCTTCGAACTCGAGGAGCTGCGCGGCGGGGCTGCCGTGCAGCAGCGCCATCTCCACCGGTACACCCCGGTCCTGGGCTCGCGCCGCCAGCGCGCGCAGGTTTTCCCGAGCGTCGTGGTCTTGCGCATCCATCATTTGCTGATAGACGTCGGCGCTCAGGTACGCCTCCGGTCCAAGGGTGAGCCATTCGAGGTACTGCACCACCTGGACGAACGTGATACGCGCGCCCTGGGCGGCAGCCAGCTCGATCGCGGCGGGCGCAGCCGCTTCGCTCAGCTTTGATCCATCGGTCGGTACCATGATCTTGTCTATCATCGATGCCGCTCCATCACAGTCGTAGGCATTGGTCATGCCGCGTGGCGCGCGAGCTCCGCGTCCTGTCGACCTCGAGCATCGACGGCGACTGGAATCACGAGATTCAGCGGTGGATGCGGCTGTGCCTTGAGCTGGACGCGGAACGAGCGTGCGCACATCAGGCATTCCACCCATCCGCGGTCATCGGAATCGTGAAGGTCGCCCCCGCAGGCAGGGCAGGCTCGCATGTACCAGGCCATTTCCGTGTCCTCCCATCCGTATGTTCTACGTCGAACGAGAAGATACGAAGTCAGGGACGAGCAAGGCCTCAGGCCCGCGGGTGGTTGGCCGGCGGGCGCCGGGGTTGGGACTTGCCGCCCGGGCGCGCGAGCGCGCGTCGGCTCGAGGCCCACCCGTCGGGGCGGGATGACGTATCGGGCGCAGAGGTACAATGCGAAACACCGCGACGTTTGAATAGAGTAGGTGCGATGGCACGTACGTATCGATATATCTCTGGGGATTCGCATCTCGAGATCGACTCGAAGAACTGGATCGCGCGCGTACCCGCCGAGCATCGCGACCGGGCGCCTCGGCTCGTCAGGCTCCCGAACGGCGGCGATGCCTGGCTCGTCGAAGGTGCGCCGCTGCGCCAGAACGCGGCGGACATTTATGGCGGCAAGGGGCGAGACGCCTGGCAGCCCTTCGGCCAGCGATACGAGGACACGCCGGGAACTGGACCCGGCTCACAGCGTTTGCGCGAGCAGGACGTGGATGGCATCGACGCGGAGGTCCTGTTCCCCGGTCAGCAGGCCGGTCCCCGCCTATGGCGGAATATCGCTGACGACGACGCCTACCGGGCGGTTGTGCGGGCGTACAACGATTGGCTCATCGAGGACTACTGCTCGGCCGATCCCGAGCGCCTGATTGGGGTGGGCGTGATCCCGTGGACCGGCCTCGACGACGCCATCGACGAGCTTGTGCACTGCGCCAACAAAGGATTCAAGGCTGTCGTGCTGGGGATCTTCCCCAGTGGAAAAGGTCACCCAACGCCGGAAGACGACCGGTTCTGGGCTGCCGCGGTTGACAGCGGTCTCGCCATCACGGTGCACGTGGAGTTCGATCGCAACGGCCCGCGCGGCGGACCCCTCTTTCGCTACCCTCGGGAGCCGAAGGATCTGCGCTCGGGGTCTGGCGTCTCCGGGCTTGTGGAGCAGGTGACGAACGCCAAATTCTGTCGCCTCGGCGCCGTCAACGCCATGCAGCTCGTGTTCGCCGGGGTGTTCGACCGCTTCCCCAGCCTTCGCATCTTCTTCGCAGAGAACCAGATCGGCTGGATTCCCTTTTTCCTCGAGATGGCCGACGTTCGATACGACCGCCACATCGCGTGGGCTGAGCGGCTTCTCGATGTCAAGCCGCTCCCCCGCCTGCCCAGCGAGTACGTGCGCGAGCACTGCTACTGGGGATTCCAGCACGACCGCGTCGGGATCGAGCTGCGCCGCCACCTCGGGGTCGACCGCATTATCTGGTCGACCGACTTCCCCCACCAGGAATCGGACTGGCCGAACTCCCTGGAAGTCTTGAGCGAGGGGTTAGCGGGCGTTCCAGAATCCGAGCAACGCAAGATCGTTGCGGAGAACTGCATCGACTTCTTCCACCTGGTGTAGTCGCTGCGGCAAGGCGCGGATGCGGAGCGCCGGGCGCAGGTGCGTGCGTCGCGGGAGGTCACATGCCACGGATCGGCGAGCAGGGAGACGTTCTTCGCGCCCTCGGACGTTTTCTCGATGAGCAGGGAGCGGCCGAGATCGACATCAAGCTCCAGGGACAGTCGTTCGCGGTGACGTACAAGGTTGCCGCCGAGCGCGGAGGGCAGGTTTACTACAACGACCAGGATCTTGACGCGCTCCGCGCCAAGGCTCAGTTCTTGCGAAGTGGCAACCCGGGCGTCGCGGGTGACGGGTCCCTGGCGGAACTCCTTCGTACGCTCGGTCAGGAGCTGGACGACGCCGGAGTCGAGCTGACGAGTCTGGGCCAGGACGCAGACGCCTTTCGCGTGTCCGGCCTGAAGGACGGGCTCTACCACACGCAGCCCTACTACTTTTATCAGCTCCGCGAGGCCAGCGCGGAGCGGCGCGCGGCGCGGGGGAAGGGAGGCGGGCGGACACCCGAGGAGATCGATCCCATCCTCGGCGTCACCGTCGGCGCGCCCGTCTTCACGTGGGACAACCAGCGATTGGGGAAGGTCGGCGAGGTGCGCGGCCGGGCCTTCAAGGTTGAGCCCAACTTCCTCCAGCGAGACTATTGGTTACCTGCCAGCTGCATCGCCGCGGCCAGCAAGGGCCAGCCGGTGCTCCTCGCGATCCGCAAGGTA
This region of Chloroflexota bacterium genomic DNA includes:
- a CDS encoding universal stress protein, coding for MRTLIVPLDGSSLGEAALPWATLLAQRLGLSLTLTRVVAVGRASAELGPHAQQAQASPSWREAARYLARIERDLRAKHIDVVMEVRAGLASPNIVDLAAERDAVAIVMTTHGRGAVGRILLGSVAEEVLRESSVPVWIVPAAKGAATAPRLSTIGVMLDGSSLAESALPCAADLARAGAKLLLLRVVPPVERAVASPFAERDVDEAATDEAVTAAEAYLGPVRQRLQAEGIDVRGEVVRGTPAEGIREAVVSFGLDAIVMTTHGYSGLDRLRLGSVAREVVRGSAVPVGLISRRALLAQGSAGRRVRDLMNRDVLILELDEPVDSAARRMLARGVHAAAVVGSDGALCGVLGVRDLLAWHDRAVRDAADPGTIRVLAAQATIADLVPARTITIDDSATLDDAQALFREQRVESVVVVRNNRPVGILAIHDVLQASASSWLHPS
- a CDS encoding universal stress protein encodes the protein MIDKIMVPTDGSKLSEAAAPAAIELAAAQGARITFVQVVQYLEWLTLGPEAYLSADVYQQMMDAQDHDARENLRALAARAQDRGVPVEMALLHGSPAAQLLEFEAESRPGLVVMATHGRSGLTRFALGSVADRILREGVAPALLVRAFAEAPRGFEKALVPMDGSATAEDVLPTVETLANKPVRSVRLARAVPTGEDRIEADAYLRDVADRLRSAGLEVEIHVAVGRPFDVIAAAAEPCDLVIMATHGRGGLDRLRHGSIADRALSELTRPVLLVRASARASIGQGLATSSSSGRS
- a CDS encoding amidohydrolase family protein, with the translated sequence MARTYRYISGDSHLEIDSKNWIARVPAEHRDRAPRLVRLPNGGDAWLVEGAPLRQNAADIYGGKGRDAWQPFGQRYEDTPGTGPGSQRLREQDVDGIDAEVLFPGQQAGPRLWRNIADDDAYRAVVRAYNDWLIEDYCSADPERLIGVGVIPWTGLDDAIDELVHCANKGFKAVVLGIFPSGKGHPTPEDDRFWAAAVDSGLAITVHVEFDRNGPRGGPLFRYPREPKDLRSGSGVSGLVEQVTNAKFCRLGAVNAMQLVFAGVFDRFPSLRIFFAENQIGWIPFFLEMADVRYDRHIAWAERLLDVKPLPRLPSEYVREHCYWGFQHDRVGIELRRHLGVDRIIWSTDFPHQESDWPNSLEVLSEGLAGVPESEQRKIVAENCIDFFHLV